In Brachyspira sp. SAP_772, the following are encoded in one genomic region:
- a CDS encoding glycosyltransferase, with amino-acid sequence MQEYNICLCADNNVVEYMSALIVSILRNSSQDEEFXFHIITSCISEENKNYLNELKNIKNFQLKYYNPI; translated from the coding sequence ATGCAAGAATATAATATATGTCTTTGTGCTGATAACAATGTTGTAGAATATATGTCAGCTTTGATTGTATCTATATTAAGAAATTCATCTCAAGATGAAGAATTTAYTTTTCATATAATAACTTCTTGTATATCTGAAGAAAATAAAAATTACCTTAATGAATTAAAGAATATAAAAAATTTTCAATTAAAATATTATAATCCTATA